A region of Diospyros lotus cultivar Yz01 chromosome 3, ASM1463336v1, whole genome shotgun sequence DNA encodes the following proteins:
- the LOC127797471 gene encoding heavy metal-associated isoprenylated plant protein 9-like isoform X1, giving the protein MRTQIDFQFEERNINDLCPAIDTVPSQEKDCYIRRVKEIFQLAHSANGLLALFFVPNSFSHAFLPSESKISQKGILQYSIPGKDQNGAETWPCFNLIEPMGAEEAKQEEAQAAPKPEEKKEEKTEDKPKEEQTKEEPKPPSPFVLFVDLHCVGCTKKIEKSIMKIRGVEGVVTDMSKNQVTIKGVIEPQAVCTKIMKKTKRRAQVVSPLPAAEGKPLPEVVNSEVSGLTTVELTVNMHCEACAQQLKKKILKMRGVRTATTELSSGKVTVTGTMDANKLVDYVYRRTKKQAKIVPQPEPEKPAEAAEAKPEEKKEEAPAEDQKPAAAEESKPEEKKEGEAADAEKKEGGGEKAPEEEKKDGKEEKAKEEEVPNIVTDELAMQRAMYYYQPLYVIERIPPAPQLFSDENPNACCIT; this is encoded by the exons gaaaaggattGCTACATACGACGCGTGAAGGAAATATTCCAGCTGGCCCACTCTGCAAAT GGGTTGCTCGCTCTCTTTTTCGTGCCCAATTCCTTCTCCCATGCATTCCTCCCTTCTGAGTCAAAGATCTCACA GAAAGGCATACTTCAGTATTCTATACCAGGAAAAGATCAGAACGGTGCAG AAACTTGGCCCTGTTTCAATCTGATAGAGCCAATGGGTGCGGAGGAAGCCAAACAG GAAGAAGCTCAAGCAGCACCCAAgccagaagaaaagaaagaggagaagACAGAAGACAAGCCAAAAGAAGAGCAGACGAAGGAAGAGCCCAAGCCCCCCTCTCCTTTCGTCCTCTTTGTCGACTTGCATTGTGTTGGATGTACAAAGAAGATTGAGAAGTCCATCATGAAGATTagag GGGTGGAGGGGGTGGTGACTGATATGTCCAAGAACCAAGTGACCATCAAAGGAGTGATCGAGCCTCAAGCCGTGTGCACAaagataatgaagaaaaccAAGAGACGAGCCCAAGTTGTGTCCCCATTACCTGCAGCTGAGGGCAAGCCTCTGCCTGAAGTCGTTAATTCAGAG GTTAGTGGGTTGACGACCGTGGAACTCACTGTGAACATGCACTGCGAGGCTTGTGCTCAGCAGCTTAAGAAGAAGATACTCAAAATGAGAg GAGTAAGAACAGCGACAACAGAGCTGAGCTCAGGGAAAGTGACAGTGACGGGCACCATGGACGCGAACAAGCTCGTCGATTACGTCTACAGACGCACCAAAAAGCAGGCGAAGATTGTGCCACAACCGGAGCCCGAGAAGCCGGCCGAAGCTGCAGAAGCGAAGCCcgaggagaagaaagaagaagcgCCGGCGGAAGATCAAAAGCCTGCTGCGGCGGAGGAATCCAAGCccgaggagaagaaggaaggagaagcCGCCGACGCCGAGAAGAAGGAAGGAGGCGGCGAGAAGGCTCcggaggaagaaaagaaagatggcAAAGAAGAGAAGGCCAAGGAGGAGGAAGTGCCGAACATCGTGACGGACGAACTGGCAATGCAGAGGGCGATGTATTATTACCAGCCGCTTTACGTGATCGAGAGAATCCCGCCGGCGCCTCAGCTCTTCTCCGACGAAAACCCTAATGCTTGTTGCATTAcgtaa
- the LOC127797471 gene encoding heavy metal-associated isoprenylated plant protein 9-like isoform X3, protein MMLQFFKLTFVPFLFTETWPCFNLIEPMGAEEAKQEEAQAAPKPEEKKEEKTEDKPKEEQTKEEPKPPSPFVLFVDLHCVGCTKKIEKSIMKIRGVEGVVTDMSKNQVTIKGVIEPQAVCTKIMKKTKRRAQVVSPLPAAEGKPLPEVVNSEVSGLTTVELTVNMHCEACAQQLKKKILKMRGVRTATTELSSGKVTVTGTMDANKLVDYVYRRTKKQAKIVPQPEPEKPAEAAEAKPEEKKEEAPAEDQKPAAAEESKPEEKKEGEAADAEKKEGGGEKAPEEEKKDGKEEKAKEEEVPNIVTDELAMQRAMYYYQPLYVIERIPPAPQLFSDENPNACCIT, encoded by the exons AAACTTGGCCCTGTTTCAATCTGATAGAGCCAATGGGTGCGGAGGAAGCCAAACAG GAAGAAGCTCAAGCAGCACCCAAgccagaagaaaagaaagaggagaagACAGAAGACAAGCCAAAAGAAGAGCAGACGAAGGAAGAGCCCAAGCCCCCCTCTCCTTTCGTCCTCTTTGTCGACTTGCATTGTGTTGGATGTACAAAGAAGATTGAGAAGTCCATCATGAAGATTagag GGGTGGAGGGGGTGGTGACTGATATGTCCAAGAACCAAGTGACCATCAAAGGAGTGATCGAGCCTCAAGCCGTGTGCACAaagataatgaagaaaaccAAGAGACGAGCCCAAGTTGTGTCCCCATTACCTGCAGCTGAGGGCAAGCCTCTGCCTGAAGTCGTTAATTCAGAG GTTAGTGGGTTGACGACCGTGGAACTCACTGTGAACATGCACTGCGAGGCTTGTGCTCAGCAGCTTAAGAAGAAGATACTCAAAATGAGAg GAGTAAGAACAGCGACAACAGAGCTGAGCTCAGGGAAAGTGACAGTGACGGGCACCATGGACGCGAACAAGCTCGTCGATTACGTCTACAGACGCACCAAAAAGCAGGCGAAGATTGTGCCACAACCGGAGCCCGAGAAGCCGGCCGAAGCTGCAGAAGCGAAGCCcgaggagaagaaagaagaagcgCCGGCGGAAGATCAAAAGCCTGCTGCGGCGGAGGAATCCAAGCccgaggagaagaaggaaggagaagcCGCCGACGCCGAGAAGAAGGAAGGAGGCGGCGAGAAGGCTCcggaggaagaaaagaaagatggcAAAGAAGAGAAGGCCAAGGAGGAGGAAGTGCCGAACATCGTGACGGACGAACTGGCAATGCAGAGGGCGATGTATTATTACCAGCCGCTTTACGTGATCGAGAGAATCCCGCCGGCGCCTCAGCTCTTCTCCGACGAAAACCCTAATGCTTGTTGCATTAcgtaa
- the LOC127797471 gene encoding heavy metal-associated isoprenylated plant protein 9-like isoform X2, whose amino-acid sequence MRTQIDFQFEERNINDLCPAIDTVPSQGLLALFFVPNSFSHAFLPSESKISQKGILQYSIPGKDQNGAETWPCFNLIEPMGAEEAKQEEAQAAPKPEEKKEEKTEDKPKEEQTKEEPKPPSPFVLFVDLHCVGCTKKIEKSIMKIRGVEGVVTDMSKNQVTIKGVIEPQAVCTKIMKKTKRRAQVVSPLPAAEGKPLPEVVNSEVSGLTTVELTVNMHCEACAQQLKKKILKMRGVRTATTELSSGKVTVTGTMDANKLVDYVYRRTKKQAKIVPQPEPEKPAEAAEAKPEEKKEEAPAEDQKPAAAEESKPEEKKEGEAADAEKKEGGGEKAPEEEKKDGKEEKAKEEEVPNIVTDELAMQRAMYYYQPLYVIERIPPAPQLFSDENPNACCIT is encoded by the exons GGGTTGCTCGCTCTCTTTTTCGTGCCCAATTCCTTCTCCCATGCATTCCTCCCTTCTGAGTCAAAGATCTCACA GAAAGGCATACTTCAGTATTCTATACCAGGAAAAGATCAGAACGGTGCAG AAACTTGGCCCTGTTTCAATCTGATAGAGCCAATGGGTGCGGAGGAAGCCAAACAG GAAGAAGCTCAAGCAGCACCCAAgccagaagaaaagaaagaggagaagACAGAAGACAAGCCAAAAGAAGAGCAGACGAAGGAAGAGCCCAAGCCCCCCTCTCCTTTCGTCCTCTTTGTCGACTTGCATTGTGTTGGATGTACAAAGAAGATTGAGAAGTCCATCATGAAGATTagag GGGTGGAGGGGGTGGTGACTGATATGTCCAAGAACCAAGTGACCATCAAAGGAGTGATCGAGCCTCAAGCCGTGTGCACAaagataatgaagaaaaccAAGAGACGAGCCCAAGTTGTGTCCCCATTACCTGCAGCTGAGGGCAAGCCTCTGCCTGAAGTCGTTAATTCAGAG GTTAGTGGGTTGACGACCGTGGAACTCACTGTGAACATGCACTGCGAGGCTTGTGCTCAGCAGCTTAAGAAGAAGATACTCAAAATGAGAg GAGTAAGAACAGCGACAACAGAGCTGAGCTCAGGGAAAGTGACAGTGACGGGCACCATGGACGCGAACAAGCTCGTCGATTACGTCTACAGACGCACCAAAAAGCAGGCGAAGATTGTGCCACAACCGGAGCCCGAGAAGCCGGCCGAAGCTGCAGAAGCGAAGCCcgaggagaagaaagaagaagcgCCGGCGGAAGATCAAAAGCCTGCTGCGGCGGAGGAATCCAAGCccgaggagaagaaggaaggagaagcCGCCGACGCCGAGAAGAAGGAAGGAGGCGGCGAGAAGGCTCcggaggaagaaaagaaagatggcAAAGAAGAGAAGGCCAAGGAGGAGGAAGTGCCGAACATCGTGACGGACGAACTGGCAATGCAGAGGGCGATGTATTATTACCAGCCGCTTTACGTGATCGAGAGAATCCCGCCGGCGCCTCAGCTCTTCTCCGACGAAAACCCTAATGCTTGTTGCATTAcgtaa